From a region of the Paraburkholderia hospita genome:
- a CDS encoding SixA phosphatase family protein encodes MNLILWRHAEAEDTASTDLARQLTPRGRKQAQASAKWLRARLPDDAVILASPAARTVQTAESLTDQYRVVREIAPDASVEAVLTAAGWPDGIAPTVVIVGHQPTLGHVIARLLADSGASWSVKKSAVWWIESRLRSNGEQATLRAAISPDLI; translated from the coding sequence ATGAACCTGATCCTCTGGCGTCACGCTGAGGCCGAAGACACCGCCTCGACCGATCTCGCCCGCCAGCTGACGCCGCGAGGCCGCAAGCAGGCGCAGGCGTCCGCAAAATGGCTGCGCGCGCGTCTTCCCGACGACGCCGTGATCCTCGCCAGCCCCGCCGCGCGCACCGTGCAGACGGCCGAATCGTTGACGGATCAATATCGCGTGGTACGCGAGATTGCGCCGGACGCGAGCGTCGAAGCCGTTCTTACGGCCGCCGGCTGGCCCGACGGCATTGCGCCGACGGTCGTGATCGTCGGCCATCAGCCGACGCTCGGCCATGTCATCGCGCGTCTGCTCGCCGATAGCGGCGCGAGCTGGTCGGTCAAGAAATCGGCGGTATGGTGGATCGAGAGCCGCTTGCGCAGCAACGGCGAACAGGCCACGTTGCGCGCAGCGATCAGCCCCGATCTCATCTGA
- the ppx gene encoding exopolyphosphatase: MVNTPPLLAAVDLGSNSFRLIVGRVEETEAGSQIYQVDALREPVRLGAGLSREKMLDRASQERGWDALKRFGERLRDFHPDHVRAVATNTLRVAKNAQEFLGEAEAALGFPIEVIAGREEARLIYAGAAHSVPASAGKRLVVDIGGGSTEFIIGSHYTPIRMESLYIGCVSHSRQFFPAGNVDEYTMRQAELAASREIQIISADYRAEGWDQGIGSSGTARALAELVEANGFNDPGITHGISRGGLERLKRALIKAENVNRLKLVALKPDRVPVLAGGLSIMIAVFDELGVEYVDTTDGALRLGVLYDLLGRSQHEDMRTVTVEGFMRRYGVDREQAARIGELAVRFYDQFEEPDAEVREENRMFLGWAAALHEIGLSISHSAYHKHSAYIASNADMPGFSRTDQARLAALVVGHAGKLGKLAQTRDIEWDLLFCLRLAALFCRRRADAGLPEITVAEANGGYEVRLPHSWVSNNPLTDYSLIQEAAEWEKIRTPYRVVYTED, translated from the coding sequence ATGGTCAATACTCCGCCACTCCTTGCCGCCGTCGATCTCGGCTCGAACAGCTTCCGTCTGATCGTGGGCCGCGTCGAGGAAACCGAGGCGGGCAGCCAGATCTATCAGGTCGACGCGCTGCGCGAACCCGTGCGCCTGGGCGCAGGCCTGTCGCGCGAAAAAATGCTCGACCGTGCTTCGCAGGAACGGGGGTGGGATGCGCTGAAACGTTTCGGCGAACGTCTGCGCGATTTCCATCCCGATCATGTGCGCGCGGTCGCCACCAACACGCTGCGCGTCGCGAAGAATGCACAGGAATTTCTCGGCGAAGCGGAAGCGGCGCTCGGCTTTCCCATTGAAGTGATCGCGGGCCGCGAAGAAGCGCGCCTGATCTATGCCGGCGCTGCGCATTCGGTCCCGGCGAGCGCGGGCAAGCGGCTTGTCGTTGATATCGGCGGTGGCTCGACGGAATTCATCATTGGCTCGCACTACACGCCGATTCGAATGGAAAGTCTGTACATCGGCTGCGTGAGTCACAGCCGCCAGTTCTTTCCGGCGGGCAATGTCGACGAATACACGATGCGCCAGGCTGAGCTCGCGGCATCGCGCGAGATCCAGATCATTTCGGCCGACTACCGGGCCGAGGGTTGGGACCAGGGCATCGGTTCGTCGGGCACGGCGCGCGCGCTGGCCGAACTGGTGGAAGCGAACGGCTTCAATGATCCCGGCATCACGCATGGCATTTCGCGCGGCGGCCTCGAGCGTTTGAAGCGTGCGCTGATCAAGGCGGAGAACGTCAACCGGCTCAAGCTCGTGGCGCTGAAGCCGGACCGTGTGCCCGTGCTGGCGGGCGGCCTGTCGATCATGATTGCCGTGTTCGATGAACTCGGCGTCGAATACGTCGATACGACGGACGGCGCGCTGCGGCTTGGCGTTCTGTATGACCTGCTGGGGCGTTCGCAGCATGAGGACATGCGTACGGTCACGGTTGAAGGCTTTATGCGGCGCTATGGCGTGGATCGCGAGCAGGCGGCCCGTATCGGCGAACTCGCGGTGCGGTTCTATGACCAGTTCGAAGAACCTGATGCAGAAGTGCGCGAAGAGAACCGCATGTTCCTCGGGTGGGCGGCTGCGCTGCATGAGATCGGGCTGTCGATTTCGCACAGCGCGTATCACAAGCATTCGGCTTATATCGCGAGCAATGCGGATATGCCGGGGTTTTCGCGTACCGATCAGGCGCGGCTTGCGGCGCTTGTCGTGGGTCATGCCGGTAAGCTCGGCAAGCTTGCGCAGACGCGGGATATCGAGTGGGATTTGCTGTTCTGTCTGCGGCTTGCGGCGCTGTTTTGCCGGCGGCGTGCGGATGCTGGGTTGCCCGAGATTACTGTCGCTGAGGCGAATGGCGGGTATGAAGTGCGACTGCCTCATTCATGGGTTTCGAATAACCCGCTGACGGACTATAGCCTCATTCAGGAGGCGGCTGAGTGGGAGAAGATTCGGACGCCGTATCGCGTGGTGTACACGGAGGATTGA
- a CDS encoding YajG family lipoprotein, with protein MKRFLLAASLFSLFALSACADDPTVHHHVPPKDPADYHGVPTDTRPPSMIDAPAAPK; from the coding sequence ATGAAGCGCTTCCTGCTGGCTGCATCGCTGTTTTCGCTGTTCGCCCTGTCTGCGTGTGCCGACGATCCGACCGTTCACCATCACGTGCCGCCGAAAGACCCGGCGGACTACCACGGCGTGCCGACCGACACCCGTCCGCCTTCGATGATCGACGCACCCGCCGCGCCGAAATAA
- a CDS encoding DUF3309 family protein produces the protein MTLGTILLIVVILLLIGALPSWPYSREWGYRPTGLVGIVLIVVIVLLLMGHL, from the coding sequence ATGACCCTCGGAACCATTCTGCTGATCGTGGTGATCCTGCTTTTGATCGGCGCCCTTCCAAGCTGGCCGTACAGCCGCGAATGGGGTTATCGCCCGACCGGGCTCGTCGGGATTGTGCTGATCGTGGTGATTGTGTTGCTGCTGATGGGCCACTTATAA
- a CDS encoding ESPR-type extended signal peptide-containing protein, producing MNKTYRNVWCAKTGTFIAAAETARAKGKSARSGMRALTCATLLTLGGVAGAAHAGALDGGSTLGGIAADIAYGSGAQTTNAAGGKAAVAIGQNASANNLSGATPNVDGTVAVGDSAKATDGGVAVGGASYAGSMSTAVGAGATAATANSVALGANSVANSTTLGTAGFAPVGGTAISAATAAGEVSIGQAGAERRITNVAAGLNPTDAVNLSQLMSVDAKVNNITNGGAGIKYFHTNSAAPDSMASGNGSVAVGPAASASNGNTIAIGSGATASGGSSQAFGLNAQSSGSLSTAIGPGANAMGLYATALGYNTSAVQQNTFAMGSKSTASASDAIAIGTQSISDANSDAAISVGRLSRSLNAPNALAIGNQAMAAAANVVALGFNATATASNSVALGANSTTTANLTSTGYNPGSGSLSGTASTANGEVSVGSTGTERRLTNVAAGSAATDAVNVSQLQSENAKVNAQGAATAAALGGGSTYNSTTGAITNPTYVVGGSTINNVAGAISNIDARTTQNANDITNIDARTTQNSSDITDLTTAINNGELGLVQQDATTRNISVAKTTDGTIVDFTGTAGARKLTGVHAGDVSASSADAINGSQLYSLANSTASAIGGGSTVNSDGSISAPSYVIGGTTMNSIAGAITNIDARTTQNSNDITTIDARTTQIVGDVTNLDARTTQMSSDITNLTTAINSGELGLAQQDDTTRNITVAKATDGTIVDFTGTAGARKLTGVLAGNVNASSVDAVNGSQLYSVANSTASAIGGGSTVNSDGSISAPSYVIGGKTVNSIGGAVTNIDARTTQLANDVTNLTTSINNGGLGLVQQDATTRNITVAKATDGTIVDFTGTAGARKLTGVHAGDVSASSADAINGSQLYSLANSTASAIGGGSTVNSDGSISAPSYVIGGTTMNSIAGAITNIDARTTQNASDISSINTALSDITGGGMGIKYFHTNSMLADSQATGSESVAIGGAAVATAANSVALGSNSVANRANSVSVGSAGAERQITNVAAGTADTDAVNVAQLKATGLVGTDGTSKAAVTYDSNADGSVSYSSVTMGSGIAGGTTIHNVAAGTVDTDAVNVAQMNSALANVTNIAMNSSAGNPMFAASGDRSAEAASANGQHATAMGANAKASADNSVALGANSVADRANTVSVGSKGNERQIANVAAGTQGTDAVNVDQMNDAVASATGNLPAGMSAKDYTDQRFNSMQNTVNQVAKNSYAGVAAAMAMPNMTPSQPGNTVVAAGAGSYKSGAALGVGATYRSRNSKWLVNGAVSVTSTGDAGVRAQVGYEF from the coding sequence ATGAACAAGACTTACCGAAATGTTTGGTGCGCAAAGACGGGTACGTTTATCGCCGCAGCCGAAACCGCCAGGGCCAAGGGCAAATCGGCCCGCAGCGGCATGCGTGCGCTGACCTGCGCAACGCTGCTGACGCTCGGCGGCGTGGCGGGTGCGGCGCACGCAGGCGCGCTGGACGGTGGCTCGACGCTCGGCGGAATCGCTGCTGACATCGCGTACGGCAGCGGCGCTCAAACGACGAACGCAGCAGGCGGCAAAGCGGCTGTGGCGATTGGCCAGAACGCTTCGGCAAACAATCTCTCCGGCGCAACGCCGAACGTTGACGGAACGGTCGCCGTTGGTGACTCCGCCAAGGCAACGGATGGCGGCGTTGCCGTAGGCGGGGCGAGCTATGCAGGCTCGATGTCGACGGCGGTAGGCGCCGGCGCGACGGCGGCGACGGCCAATTCGGTGGCGCTGGGCGCAAACTCGGTGGCGAACTCGACCACGCTCGGTACGGCTGGCTTTGCGCCCGTCGGCGGCACGGCAATCTCGGCAGCGACGGCGGCGGGCGAAGTGTCGATTGGCCAAGCGGGCGCCGAGCGTCGGATCACGAACGTGGCTGCGGGTCTGAATCCGACCGATGCTGTGAACCTGAGCCAGCTGATGTCGGTAGATGCGAAGGTCAACAACATCACCAACGGTGGCGCTGGCATCAAATACTTCCACACAAACTCGGCGGCGCCGGACTCGATGGCGTCGGGAAATGGTTCGGTCGCAGTCGGACCGGCCGCATCGGCGTCGAATGGAAATACCATTGCGATCGGAAGCGGTGCGACGGCAAGCGGCGGCAGTTCGCAAGCATTCGGACTAAATGCGCAATCTTCCGGTTCATTGTCAACAGCAATTGGCCCTGGTGCAAACGCCATGGGCCTGTATGCAACTGCTCTCGGCTACAACACGAGCGCTGTGCAACAAAACACGTTCGCTATGGGATCAAAGTCGACCGCCTCCGCTTCCGACGCCATCGCGATCGGCACCCAGTCGATATCTGACGCGAACTCAGACGCCGCGATATCGGTTGGGCGATTGAGCCGGTCTTTGAATGCCCCAAATGCTCTGGCGATTGGCAACCAAGCCATGGCAGCGGCTGCCAACGTGGTCGCTCTAGGCTTTAACGCGACCGCAACGGCATCCAACTCGGTAGCACTGGGCGCTAATTCGACCACGACGGCGAATCTGACTAGCACGGGATACAACCCCGGTTCAGGCTCGCTATCGGGTACGGCATCAACGGCCAACGGCGAAGTCTCCGTGGGCTCGACGGGTACGGAACGCCGTCTCACAAACGTGGCCGCCGGTTCGGCAGCTACCGATGCCGTGAACGTGAGCCAGTTGCAATCCGAGAATGCAAAGGTTAATGCACAAGGCGCAGCCACGGCAGCAGCGTTGGGCGGCGGCTCGACCTACAACTCGACAACGGGTGCGATCACGAACCCGACGTATGTAGTGGGTGGAAGCACCATCAACAACGTGGCTGGCGCGATCAGCAACATCGACGCACGCACCACGCAAAACGCGAACGACATCACCAACATCGACGCACGCACCACGCAGAACTCGAGCGATATCACCGACCTGACCACGGCCATCAACAACGGCGAATTAGGCCTCGTTCAGCAAGACGCAACGACCCGCAACATTTCGGTCGCGAAGACCACCGACGGCACGATCGTCGATTTCACCGGCACAGCGGGCGCGCGCAAGCTGACGGGCGTACACGCTGGCGACGTGAGCGCATCGAGCGCCGATGCCATCAACGGCTCGCAGCTTTACAGCCTGGCGAACTCGACGGCGAGTGCGATCGGCGGCGGCTCGACGGTCAATAGCGACGGCTCGATCTCGGCACCGAGCTACGTGATCGGCGGCACGACTATGAACAGCATCGCTGGCGCGATCACCAACATCGATGCGCGCACCACGCAGAACTCGAACGACATCACCACCATTGATGCGCGCACCACGCAAATCGTCGGCGACGTCACTAATCTCGACGCCCGCACGACGCAAATGTCGAGCGATATCACGAACCTGACCACGGCGATCAACAGCGGCGAACTCGGCCTCGCCCAACAGGACGATACGACGCGCAACATCACCGTCGCGAAGGCCACGGACGGCACGATCGTCGATTTCACCGGCACAGCGGGCGCGCGCAAGCTGACGGGCGTGCTCGCTGGCAACGTGAACGCGTCGAGCGTCGATGCCGTCAACGGCTCGCAGCTTTACAGCGTCGCGAATTCGACGGCCAGCGCGATCGGCGGCGGCTCGACGGTCAACAGCGACGGCTCGATCTCGGCACCCAGCTACGTGATCGGCGGCAAAACGGTCAACAGCATCGGCGGCGCAGTCACCAATATCGATGCGCGTACCACGCAACTGGCGAACGATGTCACCAACCTGACGACGTCGATCAACAACGGCGGACTCGGCCTCGTCCAACAGGACGCGACCACCCGCAACATCACGGTCGCCAAAGCAACCGACGGCACGATCGTCGACTTCACCGGCACAGCGGGCGCGCGCAAGCTGACGGGCGTACACGCTGGCGACGTGAGCGCATCGAGCGCCGATGCCATCAACGGCTCGCAGCTTTACAGCCTGGCGAACTCGACGGCGAGTGCGATCGGCGGCGGCTCGACGGTCAATAGCGACGGCTCGATCTCGGCACCGAGCTACGTGATCGGCGGCACGACGATGAACAGCATCGCTGGCGCGATCACCAATATCGACGCCCGCACCACGCAGAACGCGTCGGACATCAGCAGCATCAACACCGCGTTGAGCGACATCACCGGCGGCGGAATGGGCATCAAGTACTTCCACACGAACTCGATGCTGGCGGACTCGCAGGCGACGGGTAGCGAATCGGTGGCGATCGGCGGCGCTGCCGTGGCAACGGCCGCCAACTCGGTCGCGCTCGGCTCGAACTCGGTTGCGAACCGCGCGAACTCGGTTTCCGTGGGTTCGGCAGGCGCCGAACGGCAGATCACGAACGTGGCGGCAGGTACGGCCGACACGGACGCCGTCAACGTCGCACAACTGAAGGCAACGGGTCTCGTCGGCACGGACGGCACGTCGAAAGCGGCTGTCACCTACGACAGCAACGCAGACGGTTCCGTCAGCTACAGCAGCGTGACGATGGGAAGCGGCATCGCGGGCGGCACGACGATCCACAACGTGGCAGCCGGTACGGTCGACACCGACGCCGTGAACGTCGCGCAGATGAACTCGGCGCTCGCCAACGTCACCAACATCGCGATGAACTCATCGGCGGGCAACCCGATGTTCGCTGCAAGCGGAGACCGGAGCGCAGAGGCGGCAAGCGCCAACGGCCAGCATGCAACGGCGATGGGTGCGAATGCGAAGGCGTCGGCGGACAACTCGGTCGCGCTGGGTGCGAACTCGGTCGCGGACCGCGCGAATACTGTTTCAGTGGGTTCGAAGGGTAACGAGCGTCAGATCGCCAACGTCGCGGCCGGAACGCAGGGCACGGATGCCGTGAATGTCGACCAGATGAACGATGCGGTCGCCAGCGCGACGGGCAATCTGCCGGCAGGCATGAGCGCCAAGGACTACACCGACCAGCGGTTCAACTCGATGCAGAACACTGTCAACCAGGTCGCGAAAAACTCATACGCGGGTGTGGCCGCCGCGATGGCCATGCCGAACATGACGCCTTCGCAGCCAGGCAACACGGTTGTCGCCGCAGGTGCCGGCTCGTACAAGAGCGGCGCGGCGCTGGGTGTCGGCGCGACCTACCGCTCGCGTAACAGCAAGTGGCTGGTCAATGGCGCGGTGTCGGTGACGTCGACGGGGGACGCAGGTGTTCGCGCTCAGGTTGGGTACGAGTTCTAA
- a CDS encoding GNAT family N-acetyltransferase: MRELPTPTLPFASILEPRRRLPRSEETVTAQHRLQVSWARTDEELREAQRLRYRVFAEEMGARLSGPAGLDVDAFDAYCDHLIVRDLDTLKVVGTYRVLPPHQAARIGRLYAESEFDVSRLTHLRSKMVEVGRSCVHADYRSGSVIMSLWAGLGSYMQHNGYETMLGCASVAMADGGHYAANLYASLQDDALTTPEYRAFPHTPLPVDELKTGAKVAPPPLIKGYLRLGAKICGAPAWDPDFNTADYLTLFRLSEINARYARHFLGDALPR; this comes from the coding sequence ATGCGAGAACTGCCGACGCCTACCCTGCCCTTCGCATCGATCCTCGAGCCGCGTCGCCGTTTGCCGCGCTCGGAAGAAACGGTAACCGCCCAGCATCGTCTGCAAGTGTCGTGGGCGCGCACCGACGAGGAGCTTCGCGAAGCGCAGCGTCTGCGTTACCGCGTCTTCGCCGAGGAAATGGGCGCGCGCCTGTCCGGCCCTGCCGGCCTCGACGTCGATGCGTTCGACGCTTACTGCGACCACCTGATTGTTCGCGATCTCGACACGCTCAAGGTGGTCGGCACGTATCGCGTGCTGCCGCCGCACCAGGCGGCGCGTATCGGCCGGTTGTATGCCGAGAGCGAGTTCGACGTGTCTCGGCTTACGCATCTGCGCTCGAAGATGGTCGAGGTGGGGCGTTCGTGTGTGCATGCTGACTATCGCAGCGGATCGGTGATCATGTCGTTGTGGGCCGGTCTTGGCTCTTATATGCAGCACAACGGGTATGAGACCATGCTCGGCTGCGCGAGCGTCGCGATGGCTGATGGCGGCCACTACGCGGCCAACCTGTATGCGTCGCTGCAGGACGATGCGCTGACCACGCCCGAGTACCGCGCGTTTCCGCATACGCCGCTGCCCGTCGATGAGCTGAAGACTGGCGCGAAGGTCGCGCCGCCGCCGCTTATTAAGGGTTATCTGCGGCTTGGTGCGAAGATTTGCGGCGCGCCGGCGTGGGATCCTGATTTCAACACCGCCGACTATCTGACGTTGTTCCGGCTCTCTGAAATCAATGCGCGGTATGCGCGGCACTTTCTTGGGGATGCGTTGCCAAGGTAA
- a CDS encoding DUF2288 domain-containing protein translates to MTSPDTPQSPLYEKLLGETAKIGWTELERFFARGMLLRVARDLDLVSVAEAIANDDAPQVTQWLSAGLVERVQAETAADFAARDPELWAVVVSPWVCVQERG, encoded by the coding sequence ATGACCTCCCCCGACACCCCACAAAGCCCGCTCTACGAGAAACTGCTCGGTGAAACCGCGAAGATCGGCTGGACGGAACTCGAACGCTTCTTTGCGCGCGGCATGCTGCTGCGCGTCGCGCGTGATCTCGACCTGGTGAGCGTTGCCGAAGCGATCGCCAACGACGATGCGCCGCAGGTCACACAGTGGCTGTCGGCGGGACTGGTCGAGCGCGTGCAGGCGGAGACGGCTGCCGACTTCGCCGCGCGGGACCCCGAACTGTGGGCCGTCGTCGTATCCCCGTGGGTCTGCGTGCAGGAGCGCGGTTGA
- the ppk1 gene encoding polyphosphate kinase 1, with protein MSNRYPLLNRELGILGFNERVLAQAADPAVPLLERLRFICITSSNLDEFFEVRMAGLQEQMRDNPGALSPDGMSLQHCYDLVVERAQKLVHRQYTMLQDTVLPALEDEGIYFHGMEAWNEAQTQWARDYFVNELLPVLTPIGLDPAHPFPRVLNKSLNFVVELEGKDAFGRQAVMGIVQAPRALPRLVRMPQELSGYPHGFVLLSSLLQQFVGELFPNLAVRSCNQFRITRNSELFVDEDEITNLRVALQGELPARHLGNAVRLEMSAGTPAHLMRRLLDESGLSQKDCYFVDGPVNLVRLMQLPEMVDRPDLKFVPHIPATPPQIANSASLFDVIDQGDVLLHHPYESFQPVLELLLQAAKDPNVVAIKQTIYRTGTDSPLMDALMQAARNGKEVTVVVELLARFDEETNINWASQLEAVGAHVVYGVVGHKCHAKMMLIVRRVSEGGKSILKRYAHLGTGNYHPRTARLYTDFGLMTADQKICEDVHHVFQQLTGIGGELPLHELWQSPFTLHPRLVDAIRAEAEHARAGKRARIVAKMNALLEPTVIAELYEASQAGVKIDLIVRGVCALQPGVEGLSENITVRSIVGRFLEHHRIFYFHDNGREQVYLSSADWMDRNFFRRVEVAFPINNRRLKRRVIAEGLSAFLGDNQAAWLMQSDGHYRRRRPGKSSRNAQMSLLTKFCS; from the coding sequence ATGTCCAACCGCTATCCTCTTCTGAACCGCGAGCTGGGCATTCTGGGGTTCAACGAACGCGTGCTCGCACAGGCCGCTGACCCTGCTGTTCCTCTACTCGAACGCTTGCGCTTCATCTGCATCACCAGCAGCAATCTCGACGAATTCTTCGAAGTCCGCATGGCCGGTCTTCAGGAACAGATGCGCGACAATCCAGGCGCGCTATCGCCCGATGGCATGTCGCTGCAGCATTGCTACGATCTCGTTGTCGAACGTGCGCAGAAGCTCGTGCATCGACAGTACACGATGCTGCAGGACACCGTGCTGCCCGCGCTCGAAGACGAAGGCATTTATTTTCACGGCATGGAAGCCTGGAACGAAGCGCAGACGCAATGGGCGCGCGACTACTTCGTCAATGAACTGCTGCCCGTCCTGACGCCGATCGGTCTCGACCCCGCGCATCCGTTTCCGCGCGTACTGAACAAGAGCCTGAACTTCGTCGTCGAACTCGAAGGCAAGGATGCATTCGGCCGTCAGGCCGTGATGGGCATCGTGCAGGCGCCGCGCGCGCTGCCGCGTCTCGTGCGCATGCCGCAGGAACTGTCCGGCTATCCGCATGGCTTCGTGCTGCTCAGTTCGCTGCTGCAACAGTTTGTCGGTGAGCTGTTTCCGAATCTCGCCGTGCGCAGCTGCAACCAGTTCCGCATCACGCGCAACAGCGAGCTGTTCGTCGATGAAGACGAAATCACGAACCTGCGCGTCGCGCTGCAGGGCGAACTGCCCGCGCGGCATCTCGGCAATGCGGTGCGGCTCGAGATGTCGGCGGGAACGCCTGCGCATCTGATGCGCCGCCTGCTCGACGAAAGCGGTCTGTCGCAGAAGGACTGCTACTTCGTCGATGGCCCGGTGAACCTCGTGCGGCTGATGCAGTTGCCCGAGATGGTCGACCGGCCCGATCTGAAGTTCGTCCCGCACATTCCCGCGACGCCGCCGCAGATCGCCAACAGCGCGAGCCTGTTCGACGTGATCGATCAGGGCGACGTGCTGCTGCATCATCCGTACGAGAGTTTTCAGCCGGTCCTCGAATTGCTGCTGCAGGCCGCGAAGGACCCGAACGTCGTCGCGATCAAGCAGACCATTTATCGCACGGGCACCGATTCGCCGCTGATGGACGCGCTGATGCAGGCTGCGCGCAACGGCAAGGAAGTGACCGTCGTCGTCGAGCTGCTCGCGCGCTTCGACGAAGAGACGAACATCAACTGGGCGTCGCAACTGGAAGCCGTCGGCGCGCATGTCGTGTACGGCGTGGTCGGCCACAAGTGCCACGCGAAGATGATGCTGATCGTGCGGCGCGTGTCGGAAGGCGGCAAATCGATCCTGAAGCGCTATGCGCACCTGGGCACGGGCAACTATCATCCGCGCACGGCGCGCCTGTATACCGACTTCGGGCTGATGACGGCCGACCAGAAGATCTGCGAAGACGTGCACCACGTGTTCCAGCAATTGACGGGGATCGGCGGTGAATTGCCGTTGCACGAGTTGTGGCAGTCGCCGTTCACGTTGCATCCGCGGCTCGTCGACGCGATTCGTGCGGAGGCCGAGCATGCGCGTGCAGGCAAGCGAGCGCGGATCGTCGCGAAGATGAATGCTCTGCTCGAACCGACCGTTATAGCGGAACTGTACGAGGCGTCGCAGGCTGGCGTGAAGATCGATCTGATCGTACGTGGCGTGTGCGCGTTGCAGCCGGGCGTCGAAGGGCTGTCGGAGAACATTACTGTGCGCTCGATCGTCGGGCGGTTCCTCGAACATCACCGTATCTTCTATTTCCATGACAACGGGCGCGAGCAGGTTTATCTGTCGAGCGCGGACTGGATGGATCGCAATTTCTTCCGCCGCGTCGAAGTCGCGTTTCCGATCAACAACCGGCGGTTGAAGCGCCGGGTGATTGCTGAGGGGCTGTCGGCGTTTCTCGGCGACAACCAGGCCGCGTGGCTAATGCAAAGCGATGGGCACTATCGGCGGCGCAGGCCGGGGAAATCGTCGCGCAATGCGCAGATGAGCTTGCTGACGAAGTTCTGCTCCTAA
- a CDS encoding MATE family efflux transporter produces MSNSADDSVAPDAPHVSADAVPTRWHRRVLTLAFPIVLANLTQPILGAVDTAVAGHLDSASYLGGVALGGLFFNFVFWGFGFLRMGTTGLVAQSFGANDQAGLRMNIVRAMLLAFAIGALILALQVPLIDFAVRAIGGSDDVQRHARAYCHARIWAAPLALGNYVVLGWLLGTQRVRVALATQVFINTANIVAVLLYVYAFDWGVAGIGAATATADALGFVFGAMLLWQMRPRGLPALERAALFDPVALRRMVTINRDIFVRTMCLLGAFGWFAHLGAKQGDATLAANALLLNFQTFMGYGLDGFAHAAEALVGAAIGARDRDAFRQAVKVTLLWSALGALVFSLVYWTAGAWIIERLTDQTVVRAAAEAFLPWTVLSPIVSVWGFLLDGVFIGATRTRDLMTSMVVSLSVFFAASWALAGPHGNHGLWAALMIFMAARGLTLLRLLPRLARDVGSELLGSRA; encoded by the coding sequence TTGAGCAATAGCGCGGACGATAGCGTCGCGCCGGACGCTCCACACGTGAGCGCCGATGCCGTGCCCACGCGCTGGCATCGGCGCGTGCTGACGCTCGCGTTTCCCATCGTCCTCGCGAACCTGACGCAGCCGATACTCGGCGCCGTCGACACCGCCGTCGCCGGGCATCTCGACAGCGCGTCGTATCTCGGCGGCGTGGCGCTCGGCGGTCTATTCTTCAATTTCGTGTTCTGGGGCTTCGGCTTTCTGCGCATGGGCACGACGGGGCTCGTTGCGCAATCGTTCGGCGCGAACGATCAGGCCGGCCTGCGCATGAACATCGTGCGTGCGATGTTGCTCGCGTTCGCGATCGGCGCACTCATCCTGGCACTGCAGGTTCCGCTGATCGATTTTGCGGTACGCGCGATCGGCGGCAGCGACGACGTGCAGCGGCACGCGCGCGCGTACTGTCACGCGCGTATCTGGGCCGCGCCACTCGCGCTCGGCAACTATGTCGTACTAGGCTGGCTGCTCGGTACGCAGCGCGTGCGCGTTGCGCTTGCCACGCAAGTGTTCATCAACACGGCGAACATCGTCGCCGTGCTGCTGTATGTGTATGCGTTCGACTGGGGCGTGGCGGGCATCGGCGCCGCCACGGCGACGGCCGATGCGCTCGGCTTCGTGTTCGGCGCCATGCTACTCTGGCAGATGCGTCCGCGCGGGCTGCCCGCGCTCGAGCGCGCCGCGCTGTTCGATCCCGTCGCCCTCAGGCGCATGGTGACCATCAACCGCGACATCTTCGTGCGGACCATGTGCCTGCTCGGCGCGTTCGGCTGGTTCGCGCATCTCGGCGCGAAACAGGGCGACGCGACGCTGGCCGCGAACGCGCTGCTTCTCAACTTCCAGACATTCATGGGCTATGGGCTCGACGGCTTCGCGCATGCGGCTGAAGCGCTCGTCGGCGCGGCCATCGGCGCGCGCGACCGCGACGCGTTCCGCCAGGCCGTCAAGGTGACGCTGCTGTGGTCGGCGCTCGGCGCGCTGGTGTTCTCGCTCGTCTACTGGACGGCGGGCGCGTGGATCATCGAGCGGCTCACGGATCAGACCGTGGTGCGGGCAGCGGCGGAAGCCTTCCTGCCGTGGACCGTGCTGTCGCCGATCGTATCCGTGTGGGGCTTTCTGCTCGATGGCGTGTTCATCGGTGCGACGCGCACGCGCGATCTGATGACGTCGATGGTCGTGTCGCTCAGCGTGTTTTTTGCGGCTTCGTGGGCGCTCGCCGGCCCGCACGGCAATCACGGACTGTGGGCGGCGCTGATGATCTTCATGGCCGCGCGCGGCCTCACGCTTCTTCGCCTGTTACCGCGTCTTGCACGCGATGTCGGGTCGGAACTGTTGGGGAGCCGCGCGTAA